TCTGCTTTAAAAATAATAATGCGGAAAATGACAAAATAACGTCAATTTCCGCATCAATTCAGCGATCATCGGCGCACATCGCCGCATCCGTGACCAGGGCCGCTTACTGGAAGCTGCCCAGACGCTTCAGATTCGAGAAGTTCATCCAGATGAAGAAGGCACGGCCAACGATGTTCTGTTCCGGCACGAAGCCCCAGTAACGGCTATCCGCACTGTTGTCGCGATTGTCGCCCATCATGAAATAATTGCCCGGCGGCACCTTGCAAATCACGCCCTGGCTGTTGTACTGGCAGTTCTGCTTGTTCGGGAAGTCGTCGGCCCCCATGATGTATGGCGGCACGTTCGGATCGTTCAGGATACGGTTTTTCACCCCGCCGACCGTCTCTTCGAACTGCTTGAAGTAGGCAATGTGCTCGTCGTCGAAGTAGTCCGGCAACGCCGTTTCCGGCACCGGCTGCCCGTTGATGGTCAGCTTCTTGTTCTGGTAGGCCACCACATCGCCCGGCACACCGATCACGCGCTTGATGTAATCCATCGACTCGTCTTTCGGGTAACGGAACACCACGACATCGCCGCGCTTCGGCTCGCCCACGTCGACGATTTTCCTGTTGATCACCGGCAGACGAATGCCGTAGTCGAACTTGTTCACGAGAATGAAATCGCCGACGAGCAGCGTCGGGATCATCGATCCGGACGGAATCTTGAACGGCTCGACCACGAACGAGCGCAGCACGAACACCGCCAGAATCACCGGGAAGAAGCTCGCGGAATATTCGAGCCACCATGGCTGACGCAGCTTTTCGTCCCGCAGCTTCGCGCGTGCGCTTGCGAGCGCGTTGCTTTCCTGCGGCCCCGAGCCCTGGACACCGGACCCCTGTAATGCCAACTGCTGCTGATCGAATTGCGCCACGGCGTTCTGTGCTGCCCGGCGGCGCGCCGGTTGAAACACCAACTTGTCGGCCACCCAGGCCACCCCGGTCACCAGCACCAGGATCAAAAGAATCAGGGCGAAATTCATGCGGGACCTGTCGCTACGTTATTTGTCTTCGACTTGCAAAATGGCAAGGAACGCTTCCTGAGGAATCTCGACGCTCCCCACCTGCTTCATGCGCTTCTTACCTTCCTTCTGTTTCTCGAGCAGCTTCTTCTTACGTGTGATGTCGCCACCATAGCACTTGGCCAAAACGTTCTTACGCAAAGCCTTGATGTTTTCACGGGCAATGATGTTCGCACCGATCGCCGCCTGAATCGCTACATCGTACATCTGACGCGGAATGATTTCCCGCATCTTCGACGCGACCTGCGCACCGCGACGGCGGCTCTCCGAACGGTGAACGATGATCGACAGCGCATCGACCTTGTCGCTGTTGATGAGCATGTCCACCTTGACCACGTCCGACGCGCGATATTCCTTGAACTCATAGTCCATCGACGCATAACCGCGCGACACCGACTTCAGACGGTCGAAGAAGTCGAGCACGATTTCGGCCATCGGGATTTCATAAATCAGACGGACCTGACGACCGTGATACTGCATGTCGATCTGGATGCCGCGTTTTTGCTGACACAGCGTGACGACCGAACCGACGTACTCCTGCGGCATGTACAGATTGACGGTAACGATCGGCTCGCGCACTTCTTCGATACGCCCCGGATCCGGCATCTTCGACGGATTTTCGACCGACACGACCGTGCCGTCGCGCTCCGTCACCTCATAAATCACGGTCGGTGCCGTGGTGATGAGGTCCATGTCGAATTCGCGCTCCAGACGCTCCTGCACGATCTCCATGTGGAGCAGGCCCAGGAAGCCGCAACGGAAACCGAACCCCAGCGCCTGCGAGACTTCCGGTTCGTATTGCAGCGAGGCGTCGTTGAGCTTGAGCTTTTCGAGCGATTCGCGCAGCGCGTCGTATTGATTCGCTTCGACCGGGTAGAGACCGGCGAACACCTGCGGCTTGACTTCCTTGAAGCCTGGCAACGGCGCGTCGGCCGGCTTGGTCGTCGTGGTCACGGCATGCGTGACGGTATCACCCACCTTTGCGGCACCGAGTTCCTTGATGCCGGAGATGATGAAGCCGACCTGTCCTGCCGAGAGCGACGCGAGTTGTTTCGACTTCGGCGTGAACACGCCGACCTGCTCGACCAGATGGCTGGAGCCCGTGGCCATCAAATGAATCTTTTCCTTCGGCTTGAGCGTGCCGTTCACGACACGCACCAGCATGACAACACCCACGTAGCTATCGAACCACGAGTCGATGATCAGCGCCTGCAACGGTGCGTTTGCATCGCCCTTGGGCGGCGGCACCTTGGCGATCAGGGCTTCGAGCACGTCTTCCACGCCGAGCCCGGTCTTCGCCGAGCAGCGCACAGCGTCGGTCGCTTCGATACCGATGACGTCTTCGATTTCCTGAATCGCGTTTTCCGGTTCAGCAGACGGCAGGTCGATCTTGTTGAGCACCGGCACGACTTCCACGCCCAGTTCGATGGCCGTGTAGCAATTCGCGACCGTCTGCGCTTCCACGCCCTGCGAGGCGTCGACCACGAGCAGCGCGCCTTCGCAGGCGGACAGGGAGCGGCTCACCTCGTACGAGAAGTCGACGTGTCCCGGCGTATCGATGAGGTTGAGGTTGTAGACCTTGCCGTCGCGAGCCTTGTATTGCAGCGCAGCCGTCTGTGCCTTGATGGTGATGCCACGCTCGCGCTCGAGGTCCATCGAGTCGAGGACGCGCGATTCCATTTCACGATCGGACAAACCGCCGCTCAGCTGGATGATGCGATCGGCCAGGGTCGATTTCCCGTGGTCGATGTGGGCGATGATCGAAAAATTGCGAATATGGTCCATGAGGCGGGCTATAGAAAAGTCGGTGCCATCGGATTCGGCTCGGCAGCGGCTTTCGAGAGAATCGGCAAACACGACATTTTAGCCGAAAGCGCAGGGATTCCGTCTGGAATCGCGCGCATCGCGGCGATACATCGGTAGTGGCGGGAAGGTTCTGGTGCCGGTCGCGGGCCGGTAGACGGGCGCGGCTTCAGCCCGATTGAAATACGACAGCAACGGCATCGACGTCGAAACGATACCGGCACAACTCGCGCTCCCCCAATGTAAGCACCGGCACGATCTCGTCGTACCTGGCTTCCAGCGCGGGATCGCTGTCGACATCGATGACCGTGACGGAAAAGTCCCACGCCGGACGCATCGCCTCGAGCGCCGCAAGCATGTCATCACAAAGATGACACCACTTGCGGCCATAAAGGGTGAGCGCCGGCGCGGTCATGAGCCAGCTTACTTGCCGCTCGGCGCGCGCGGGCGCAGCGGCACGAACTGAGTTGCATCGCCGCGACGGACCAGGATCGGCACCAGACGCTTCGGATCGAGCGCCTTGACGACTTCCTCGAATTGCTTGGCGTTGGCGATATCGGCGTCGCCCACCCGCAGGATGATGTCGCCCTGCTGGAGTCCCGCACGGCCCGCCGGACCTTCGGCAAGCTCGACCTGCACGCCGCCACGCAGCTTCAGATCCTTCTTCTGTGCCTCGGTCAGATCGGAGACGACCAGACCCAGCGCGTTCGGATGCGGTGTATCGGCGCTGCCGCTCTGCGCCCGGGATGCCTTGGGCGTGTCGGCGTCAGCCTCTGCGATGGTGATTTTCAGATCCTGATTCTTGCCTTTGCGCAGCACTTGCAGCGTGGCACTCGAACCCGGCTTGGTCTCGCCGACCATGCGCGGCAGGTCGGTCGCGTGATCGACGGAGCGGCCCTCGAATTTCATGATGATGTCGCCCGGCTGCACGCCCGCCTTCTCGGCCGGGCTGCCCGGTTCGACACTGCGCACCAGCGCGCCCTGCGCTCGCGGCAGGCCCAGCGAATCGGCCACATCCTTGCTGACTTCGCTGATCGCCACGCCGATGCGGCCGCGCACGACCTTGCCCGTCTTCTTGAGCTGGTCGACCACGCGCATCACTTCGTCGATCGGAATCGCGAACGAAATGCCCATGAAACCACCGGTCTGGCTGTAGATCATCGAGTTGATGCCCACCACCTCACCGCGCATATTGATCAACGGACCGCCCGAATTGCCCGGGTTCACGGCCACGTCCGTCTGGATAAACGGAAGGTAATCGCCCGTATCGCGCCCCTTGGCCGACACGATGCCCGAGGTTACCGTATTTTCGAGACCAAACGGTGAACCGATAGCCACGACCCACTCGCCGACGCGCAGCCTGTTCGAATCGCCCACTGGCACGGTCGGCAGATCCTTCGCTTCGACCTTGACCACGGCGACGTCGGTACGCTTGTCCGCACCCACCAGCTTTGCCTTGAATTCACGCTTGTCGGTCAAGGTGACGTAAATGCTGTCGGCACCGTCGACGACGTGGGCGTTCGTCAGGATATAGCCGTCGTTGGAGACAATGAAACCCGAGCCCACGCCGCTGTTCTGCTCCTCGTCCGGCTGCGGCTGACCACGCCGCGGCGTGCCGCCCTTCGGGCCCGGCTGCTGCGGCATGGGGACGCCGAAGAAGCGGCGGAACAACTCGGCCATGTCGTCGTCCATGCCGGGCGGCAAGCCGCGCTGACTGCGGCTGACGCGCTCGGTCGTGCGAATGTTCACGACGGCCGGGCCGACGCGATCGACGAGCTGAGTGAAATCGGGAAGGTTGCTGACGAGCGGCGGGTTCGACGCCGCAGATCCGCTGCCCGGCGCCGAGGCCGGTGCGGCAAAGGCGGCGGGAGCTCCCGCCAATTGAGCGGCGATGGTGCCGCCGAGGATGACACGAAGCAGGAGAGTCTTCTTCATTGGAAGATCGTGGTGCGCGAAAGTCTCGGAATCCCTGAGGGCAGTCCGGCACCCGACGCCTCGTCGCGTCTCGAATGCGCCTCGCTGCCCGGACCGCGCCGTCGCCGGTCGCGGCCCACCCGACAGCCGGTCACTTCGCCGGCTGTTTGTACTCGATACTGGAGGCGAATTGTTGCAGAGTGGCCTGCGGCACTTCGCCGAGCAAGGTCAGCCAGAAGTCGCCGTAGCGCTTGATGAGGATGTTCGTCGCTCCCGCGCTGCCGTGACCTTCCTTGCGATCCCGCGTGGCCGGTTCGATAAACACCGAAAGTCCGGCCATGCCGTCGGAATATACCACCTGCTGGACTTCCAGCGGCTTGCCGTCCGCGGTCGAACGCATGGTTCGAAGCACCTCGCGCACCGCCTTGAATCCGGGCACCTTCTTGTCGACGTCGATGCTCCAGCCCGCATCGGACAAGTGCGTGGAGGCAATCTGCGGCTTGATGACATGCCAGCCGTGTGTCGCCTGAATCGCGTGCATGATGCGCGCCTTCTCACTCGGCACGCCAATCGAAATTTGCGAGAACGCCGCCTGTTCGAGCAGGGGGCCTTCTGCATCGAGCGTTTGCGCCCGCAGCAGCAGACCGGTGTTGCGATCGGCCCACAGGCGATAACCGAAACGGTAATCGTCCCTCGGTGAGAGTTCGATCACCATGCAGTCGAAACCGGCCATGCGCTCATTGGGCAGCAGCTTCGGTGCGTAATTGTCGAGCACATCGCGATTGGGCGTGGCGAGCAAAGCGGGGAAGGAATCCTTGCTCTCGCGCTTTTCCTGGAAGACGGTCTTCTGCTCCGGTATGAGCGTGTAGACATCGTCGTTCTGACGAAGAATGCGACGCTGACGTCCGTCGAGCGTCTCAAGCTCTTCGTACTCGTTACCCTTGTCCGCGAAGTGACTGATCTTCGACGAACGCATGGTCGAGCCGCGCTGGTAGACGAACGTACCGATGTAGTTTTGCGTCTGCGCCGCGCGGTGGATCTTGTTGAGCCACGCGCTGACCTCGCGCTTTTCGATCAGCGGGTCGGTCGACGGCGCGGATGCCTGCGCCCACGCCTGCGTTTGCAGGGTAGCCGCCAGAAGGAAAGCGAACAGCAAGAAAGTGCGCCCGATGGGCGCACGCGGCAAGGATTCGATACTCAGGCGCTGCATTTATTCGTCCGCTTGCGCCGAGGCTCGCATGTAGGGGGAAACACTCTGACCGATGGGGGCCGGCGCATATTGCTGATGGGCCGCCAGATACTGGTCGAGACGTGCGTCGCGCAGCACGATCAGATCGTTCTGCGCGCTGGCGCTGGCACCGTTGGCGGCCACAGCGGCTTGCGGCTGCTGGGCGAGCGCCACACGCGTGAGGCTCGAACCGGCCGTCGCCGGCGTTGCCGCCTGAGCGAGTACCTGCGGTTGCGTGCCGCCTGCCGGATGGTCTTGCAGACGCGGGACCACGACCCACGACAGTGCGGCAACTGCGGCGGCCGCAGCGGCCGTCGGCAGGACACGGCGTACCCGCAGGAATGGATTGATTCGCGTGACGCGCGAGCCGGCGGCCCTCGCGCCCGGCGCCGCGGCCGCTTGTGCATCGGCCAGTGCGGCCGGTGCGAGCAAATGCGGCTCGGCTTCGAGGCGTGCCGCGAACGACGCCATGAAGGCGGACTCCGAACGCGGCAGCGTCAGTTCGTCGGAACGCAGTGCGTCCCCGATCAGATGGTAGTCGTCCCACAGAGGCCGACCCGAGGCGTCAGCCTCGTCCAGCAGGGCAGCCAGTTCGTCCGGATCGAATTCCCCGTCCATCAACGCGGAAATCCGCTCGGCTTGCAGCCCCCGCTGCGTTTGCACCGTCGCTGATCCCATGATATCCCCCAACGAAATTAACTTCCCCGGCGGCGCGCTCACCAGCGCTTACCGTCAGGCGTGTCCAGCAGCGGCCTCAGCCGGCTGGCAATCGCTTCACGCGCCCGGAAAATTCGCGAACGGACCGTTCCGATCGGGCACCCCATGGCTTCGGCGATCTCTTCGTAGCTCAACCCTTCGATTTCTCGCAGGGTAATCGCCGTCCGAAGCTCATCGGGCAAAGCCTCCATCGCTGTGTTGACCGTTTGAGCAATCTGCTTGCTCATCAGCATCGACTCAGGCGTGTTGATATCCCTTAGTTGATCGGCCTCGGCAAAAGTTTCCGCTTCTTCAGCGTTCGCTTCAGTCGAAGTCGGTGCACGGCGCCCCTGCGTTGCAAGGTGATTTTTCGCCGTGTTGACAGCAATTCGATACAACCAGGTATAGAACGCCGACTCGCCGCGAAATTGCGGCAAGGCGCGGTAGGCCTTGATGAAGGCCTCCTGCGTCACATCCTCGACCTCAGCGGCGTCGCGCACGAGCCGCGATACGAGGCGGATGATCTTGCGGTGATATTTCGCGACCAATAGCTCGAAGGCGGCTTTGTCGCCTTTTTGCACGCGCTCAACGAGCGCCTGGTCGATTTCTCGTTCACTCACCTGATATGGATCCGTATTTTCTCTGGCTGCCAGGCCCCCGGTCGGACCCGATTGCACCACGGCAGCACGTGCCACCGTGGCTGGAAGTGTCTTTACGCCGCACGCCCGGGCACACTCACCGGAGCGTGGGTCAGCGGGACGGGACGCCTGCGCGGCGCCCCGCGAACTTAGACGCGCTGGAAGACCAGCGTGCCGTTAGTCCCGCCAAATCCGAAAGAGTTCTTCAACGCGACATCGATTTTCACGTCGCGGGCCACGTTTGCGCAGTAATCGAGGTCGCAAGCGGGGTCCTGATTGATGATATTGATCGTCGGCGGCGATTTCTGATGGTGGACGGCCAGCACGGTGAACACCGACTCCAGGCCGCCCGCGCCGCCCAGCAAGTGGCCGGTCATCGACTTGGTGGAGTTCACGACGACACGCTTGGCGGCGTCGCCCATGAGGCGTTTGATGGCCACCGTCTCGGCGATATCGCCCAGCGGCGTCGAGGTGCCATGAGCGTTCACGTAATTGACGGTGTCGGCATTGAGGCCGGCATCGCGCAGTGCGTTCGTCATGGCGCGCAATGCGCCGTCGCCGTCTTCGCACGGTGCGGTCATGTGATACGCGTCGGCGCTCATGCCGAAGCCTTTGATCTCCGCATAGATCTTCGCGCCGCGCGCCTTGGCGTGCTCGTATTCTTCGACCATCATCACGCCGGCGCCCTCGCCCAGCACGAAACCGTCGCGATCCCTGTCCCACGGACGGCTCGCCGTCGCCGGGTCGTCGTTACGCATGGACAGGGCGGTCATCGCAGCGAAGCCGCCGATACCCAGCGGCGACACCGTCGATTCGGCACCGCCGGCAAGCACGGCATCCGCGTCGCCATACTGAATCATGCGCGCCGCCTGACCGATACAGTGCAGACCGGTCGTGCAGGCGGTGACGATAGCGAGGTTCGGGCCCTTCAGGCCGTACTTGATCGAGAGATGACCGGAGATCATGTTGATGATCGAACCGGGCACGAAGAACGGGGAAATCTTGCGTGGACCGCCATTGAGCAGATCGGTCTGCGTATTTTCGATCATCGGCAGACCGCCGATACCGGAGCCGACCAGCACGCCCACACGCTCAGCGTTTTCCGCGGTGATTTGCAGACCGCTGTCCTCGAACGCCTGAATACCGGCGGCGAGGCCGTAATGGATGAACGTATCCATGCGGCGCGCTTCCTTGGCCGACAGATACTTCTCGGTCTCGAAGTTTTTGACTTCGCCTGCGAAGCGAACCTTATGGCCGCTCGCATCGAACTTCGTGATGTTGGCGATGCCCGAACGGCCCGCGACCAGATTCTCCCAACCTTCGGCAACGGTGTTGCCGACCGGCGAGATCAGGCCCAGACCGGTAATGACGACGCGACGACGACTCACGATACTCCCCTTCTTCTGCTGGGTCATACAAAACAAAAGCCACAGAGGCGACAAGGTCCGACCCTGCGCTCCCTGCGGCTGACAGGCATGCCTGACGCCAGGAGCCGGTCGGCATCCCGGCCAGTCAGGCGATCCGTAGGCGTATCAGGCCTTCGACTGAGCCTGGGCGAAATCGATAGCTTGTTGCACGGTGGTGATCTTTTCTGCGTCTTCGTCCGGGATCTCGATCTCGAACTCTTCTTCCAGTGCCATCACCAGCTCAACCGTGTCGAGCGAGTCAGCGCCAAGATCGTTCACAAAGCTGGATTCGTTCTTGACGTCGGCTTCTGCCACGCCAAGTTGTTCCGCGACGATCTTCTTGACGCGTTGCTCAATGGTATCCATTCAAACCCTCCGGGGTAGTTAGTTCAGACAAGTGCGCGCATTTTAACAGGTTTGCCAAGCAAAGTTAGCATGCGCCAAATAATGTTCAATGTCGTGCAAAGACATGCATTTTCATCATATCTGCACGCATTTCCCTCAATTCATGAACATGCCGCCGTTCACGTGAAGCGTGGTGCCGGTAATGTAACCCGCCTGCGGGGACGCGAGGAACGCCACCGCATTGGCAATGTCTTCCGGCGCGCCCAAGCGGCCCAGCGGAATCCGCGCCTTGAGCGCTTCATGCTGCGCCTCGCCCAGCGCTTTGGTCATATCGGTATCGATAAAGCCCGGGGCAACACAGTTGACCGTGATGTTCCGGCTGCCGATCTCGGCGGCCAGCGAGCGCGACATCCCGGCCACGCCCGCCTTGGCTGCCGCATAGTTGGCCTGACCGGGATTGCCGGCCGAGCCGACAACCGAAGTCACGTTGATGATGCGACCGCTACGGGCCTTCATCATGGGCTTGATGACCGCACGCGAGAGACGGAAGATCGCCTTGAGGTTGGTGTCGATCACGTCGTCCCATTCGTCGTCCTTCATCCGCATCGCGAGATTATCGCGCGTGATGCCGGCATTATTGACGAGGATGTCCAGTTTGCCGTGCTGCTTGAGAATGTCGTCTAGCGCAGCGGCCACACCGTCCGCGTCGGTCACATTCAGGACAATGCCCTTGCCCGCGACGCCAGCTTCGGCGAAGTAGGCGTCGATGCCCTGCGCACCGGTCTCGCTGGTCGCGGTACCGACGACGGTCGCCCCCTGGCGCGCGAGTTCGAGGGCGATGGCGCGACCAATGCCGCGCGAAGCGCCCGTCACCAGGGCCACGAGGTTGTCGAGTTGCTTGCTCATGTAAGAAATACCCTTGCCGTTGGCTTACGAGAGTTGGGCGCGCACATCGGCGAGCGACGCCGGATCGGTGATCGCCAAACCCGTGAGATTACCGTCGATACGCTTGGTCAGGCCGGTCAGCACCTTGCCCGGGCCGCATTCGACCACCTGCGTCACGCCTTGCGCGGCGAGCCACTTCACCGATTCCACCCAGCGCACCGGCGCGGCAGCCTGACGCACGAGGGCGTCCTTGATACGAGCCACGTCGGTTTCGACCGCCACATCGACGTTATTGACGAGCGAGACCTGCGGCGCGTTAAACGTCACGTTTTCCAGATACTCGCGCAGACGATCCGAGGCCGGCTTGAGCAGCGACGAATGGAACGGCGCCGAGACCGGCAGCACGAGCGCGCGCTTGGCGCCCGCCGCCTTGGCCAGTTCACAGGCCTTCTCCACGCCCGCCTTGGCACCTGCGATCACGACTTGAGCCGGCGCATTGAAATTGACGGCCTCGACGACGCCCGCGGCCGATGCGTCTGCGCAGACACTGCGAACCGTATCGTCGTCCAGACCGAGAATCGCAGCCATGCCGCCCTGCCCGACGGGCACCGCTTCCTGCATGGCTTGCGCGCGAAAACGCACCAGCGGCACCGCATCCTTGAATGCGATCACGCCGGCAGCGACCAGCGCGGTGTACTCACCGAGGCTATGGCCGGCAACGAACGCCGGCATCGCGCCACCGTCGGCCAACCATGCGCGATACATCGCGTAAGCGGCACTCAGCATGACCGGCTGCGTGTTCGTCGTGAGGTTGAGCTCTTCGGCGGGCCCTGCGGCGATCAGCTTGGCGATGTCCTGCCCGAGGGCGTCCGAAGCTTCGGCGAGCACTTCCCGCACTACCGCGTTATCTGCGAACGCGTCGAGCATGCCCACCGATTGGGACCCTTGTCCCGGGAAAACGAAAGCGAATGTCATGGCGCTTGTTTTTTGCAGTCAGATTCAGAAACATTGCGGCGCATGGCGGCGCGCCGATGTGACGCACATTGAGGCGTCGTCGCGCGCCGTACGCCGCGACGGGCGCCATCGGCATGCGCGACGCCTTGGCGCCGGACGCGTTTCACATGCGGAAGAGCACCGCACCCCACGTAAAGCCGCCACCCACACCCTCGATCATGACGGTCTGGCCAGGCTTGATACGCCCGTCGCGCACAGCGACGTCGAGAGCGAGCGGAATCGAGGCGGCCGAGGTGTTGCCGTGCTGGTCGACGGTCACGACCATCTTCTCTTCGGCCCCCAACTTGCGGGCCGTGCTTGTCATGATGCGTAGATTGGCCTGATGCGGAATCAGCCAGTCGATCGCCGACGCTTCCAGCCCGGCCTTCTCGAGGGCCTCGTGAGCCACCTTTTCGAGTACCTTGACGGCCAGCTTGAACACCGCCTGGCCATCCATATAGAGGAACGCTTCGCCCTGCACGGCACCGGCGTTCACGTTGCCCGGCACGCACAGGATGTTCGAATGACTGCCATCCGCATGCAGCGCACTCGACAGAATGCCCGGCTCGCCGGAGGCCTGCAGCACGACGGCGCCCGCGCCATCGCCGAACAGCACGCACGTCGTACGGTCGTTGAAATCGAGAATGCGCGAGAACGTCTCGGCACCGATCACGAGAACGTTGCGATAGGCGCCCGAGCGAATGAAATTGTCGGCCGTGGCCATCGCGTAGGCGAAGCCGGAGCAAACCGCCTGAATGTCGAACGCCGCGCAGCCGTTGGTGATCCCCAGCTTGCTCTGCACGAGGCAGGCAGTGCTCGGGAACACGAAGTCGGGCGTGGACGTGGCGACCATGATGAGGTCGATCTGGTCGGCACTCAGTCCGGCCATGTCGAGCGCGCGCCTGGCGGCTTCGACGGCCATGTCGCTGCTCGTCTGGTCTGGTGCGGCGAAGTGGCGCGCCTGAATGCCGGTACGCGCGACGATCCACTCGTCGCTCGTCTCGATGCCACGGGTGGCAAGCTCATCGGCCAACTGCTGATTGGTCACGCGTCGTGCCGGCAGGTAGCTGCCGGTGCCGACGACACGGGAATAAATCGCGGACTGAGTCATCTTATGATCGGTTAGCGCACCGGGGCGGGCACCGGCTTCAGAGCGCCGGAACGGCGCTCACCGGCTTGTTGTCCTGGAGCTGGGTCTGATTCTCTTGCATGGCGCGCGACAGACGGTCTAGCACACCGTTGCGAACTGCATCATATCCGCGTTTGATAGCCCATTCAAACGAGTAGGCATCGGCAGAGCCGTGACTCTTGATAACGAGCGCACGCAGTCCGAGCAACGCAGCGCCGTTGTATCGGCGATGGTCGACGCGGTTCTTGAAGCGAGTGAGAATCGGCAGCGCAATGACGGCAATCACCTTCGTCCACCAGGTGCGGGTGAATTCTTCGCGGATCATGTCGCCGAGCATTTGTGCAAGGCCTTCGGAGGTTTTGAGCGCGACGTTGCCGACGAATCCATCGCATACGACGATGTCCGTCGTGCCTCGATAAATATCGTTGCCTTCCACGTTGCCGTAGAAGTTCAGCGTGGAGCCGCGCAGCAGTTCGCCCGCCTGCTTGATGACGTCGTTGCCCTTGATGACTTCTTCGCCAATGTTGAGCAGGCCGATCGACGGCCGTTCCTTGCCATCGACCGCCGCCACGAGCGCGTGGCCCATTTCGGCGAATTGCAGCAGGTGCGTCGGCTCGCAGTCCACATTCGCGCCCAGATCGAGCATCGTGGTGTAGCCGCCCAACTGGTTCGGCAATACGGTGGCGATCGCCGGGCGCTCGATGCCGGGCAGCGTCTTGAGTACGTAGCGGGACACGGCCATCAGCGCGCCGGTGTTGCCGGCCGATACGCAGGCTTGCGCGCGCGCTTCCTTGACCAGATTGAGCGCCACGCGCATCGAAGAGTCTTTCTTCTTGCGCAGCGCAGTCTCGACGGAGTCGTCCATGGCAACGACTTCGGTCGCATTGACCACGGACAGGCGCGGGTGATCCGTCACGCGCAGCTTCGCGAGCTGTGCGTTGATGATCTCCTGCTGCCCGACCAGCACAAGTTCGACATCGTCGGTGGATTGCACGAAGCGAACCGCAGCCGGCACCGTCACCGATGGGCCGTGATCTCCGCCCATACAATCGATCGTCAGGGTGACTGTCATGTCGACGTGATTGGCTTGCGGTACAGGTAACAAAAAAAGCGGCAGGATAAGTGCCGCTTTTGCCACATCGGACGATCAAGCAGCGCCATGATGGGCGCGTGTCGCCTGGAGGGCCGAATTAGTCGTTCTTGGTCTTGATGACCTTACGACCGCGGTAGAAACCGTTCGGCGAGATGTGGTGACGCAGGTGCGTCTCACCCGACGTCGGTTCGACGGCGGTCGACGGTGCGGTCAGGAAATCGTGCGAACGGTGCATGCCGCGCTTCGACGGCGACTTCTTGTTCTGTTGAAC
This is a stretch of genomic DNA from Pandoraea faecigallinarum. It encodes these proteins:
- the rpoE gene encoding RNA polymerase sigma factor RpoE, whose product is MSEREIDQALVERVQKGDKAAFELLVAKYHRKIIRLVSRLVRDAAEVEDVTQEAFIKAYRALPQFRGESAFYTWLYRIAVNTAKNHLATQGRRAPTSTEANAEEAETFAEADQLRDINTPESMLMSKQIAQTVNTAMEALPDELRTAITLREIEGLSYEEIAEAMGCPIGTVRSRIFRAREAIASRLRPLLDTPDGKRW
- the fabF gene encoding beta-ketoacyl-ACP synthase II, whose translation is MSRRRVVITGLGLISPVGNTVAEGWENLVAGRSGIANITKFDASGHKVRFAGEVKNFETEKYLSAKEARRMDTFIHYGLAAGIQAFEDSGLQITAENAERVGVLVGSGIGGLPMIENTQTDLLNGGPRKISPFFVPGSIINMISGHLSIKYGLKGPNLAIVTACTTGLHCIGQAARMIQYGDADAVLAGGAESTVSPLGIGGFAAMTALSMRNDDPATASRPWDRDRDGFVLGEGAGVMMVEEYEHAKARGAKIYAEIKGFGMSADAYHMTAPCEDGDGALRAMTNALRDAGLNADTVNYVNAHGTSTPLGDIAETVAIKRLMGDAAKRVVVNSTKSMTGHLLGGAGGLESVFTVLAVHHQKSPPTINIINQDPACDLDYCANVARDVKIDVALKNSFGFGGTNGTLVFQRV
- the acpP gene encoding acyl carrier protein, encoding MDTIEQRVKKIVAEQLGVAEADVKNESSFVNDLGADSLDTVELVMALEEEFEIEIPDEDAEKITTVQQAIDFAQAQSKA
- the fabG gene encoding 3-oxoacyl-ACP reductase FabG — protein: MSKQLDNLVALVTGASRGIGRAIALELARQGATVVGTATSETGAQGIDAYFAEAGVAGKGIVLNVTDADGVAAALDDILKQHGKLDILVNNAGITRDNLAMRMKDDEWDDVIDTNLKAIFRLSRAVIKPMMKARSGRIINVTSVVGSAGNPGQANYAAAKAGVAGMSRSLAAEIGSRNITVNCVAPGFIDTDMTKALGEAQHEALKARIPLGRLGAPEDIANAVAFLASPQAGYITGTTLHVNGGMFMN
- the fabD gene encoding ACP S-malonyltransferase; its protein translation is MTFAFVFPGQGSQSVGMLDAFADNAVVREVLAEASDALGQDIAKLIAAGPAEELNLTTNTQPVMLSAAYAMYRAWLADGGAMPAFVAGHSLGEYTALVAAGVIAFKDAVPLVRFRAQAMQEAVPVGQGGMAAILGLDDDTVRSVCADASAAGVVEAVNFNAPAQVVIAGAKAGVEKACELAKAAGAKRALVLPVSAPFHSSLLKPASDRLREYLENVTFNAPQVSLVNNVDVAVETDVARIKDALVRQAAAPVRWVESVKWLAAQGVTQVVECGPGKVLTGLTKRIDGNLTGLAITDPASLADVRAQLS
- a CDS encoding beta-ketoacyl-ACP synthase III, with the protein product MTQSAIYSRVVGTGSYLPARRVTNQQLADELATRGIETSDEWIVARTGIQARHFAAPDQTSSDMAVEAARRALDMAGLSADQIDLIMVATSTPDFVFPSTACLVQSKLGITNGCAAFDIQAVCSGFAYAMATADNFIRSGAYRNVLVIGAETFSRILDFNDRTTCVLFGDGAGAVVLQASGEPGILSSALHADGSHSNILCVPGNVNAGAVQGEAFLYMDGQAVFKLAVKVLEKVAHEALEKAGLEASAIDWLIPHQANLRIMTSTARKLGAEEKMVVTVDQHGNTSAASIPLALDVAVRDGRIKPGQTVMIEGVGGGFTWGAVLFRM
- the plsX gene encoding phosphate acyltransferase PlsX; this encodes MTVTLTIDCMGGDHGPSVTVPAAVRFVQSTDDVELVLVGQQEIINAQLAKLRVTDHPRLSVVNATEVVAMDDSVETALRKKKDSSMRVALNLVKEARAQACVSAGNTGALMAVSRYVLKTLPGIERPAIATVLPNQLGGYTTMLDLGANVDCEPTHLLQFAEMGHALVAAVDGKERPSIGLLNIGEEVIKGNDVIKQAGELLRGSTLNFYGNVEGNDIYRGTTDIVVCDGFVGNVALKTSEGLAQMLGDMIREEFTRTWWTKVIAVIALPILTRFKNRVDHRRYNGAALLGLRALVIKSHGSADAYSFEWAIKRGYDAVRNGVLDRLSRAMQENQTQLQDNKPVSAVPAL
- the rpmF gene encoding 50S ribosomal protein L32, with the protein product MAVQQNKKSPSKRGMHRSHDFLTAPSTAVEPTSGETHLRHHISPNGFYRGRKVIKTKND